The genomic interval TTGGGTCATATGAGAGTGAGTGTATCTCTTACTGTGTGAGAGCGTTGTGCGCGTCAACGAAGATCTCCTGAGCTTTCACTGGGAACGCCTTTGTGGTGAACTCAGCGTCATGCTCTTTGATCTTGCGTATCCTGCAGTGGAGAGAAGGTTTGGTGTTCCCACTTTAAATGAAATTCAACTTTTAAGCCTTCATAAACCCTTTATTAGGCTTTCATGAATGGACTATAAAGCCTTTATAAAAGTTTGTTTAAAGTGTAACCGGGTTTGTTTCAATGCCAAGACGTTAATGCAATATAAGAGACAAATAGGTACTCATTCTAAGTCTAATAGTAACAGAGAGTAAGAATATCTAAGGAGTACATGACAGACAGTCTTTGCTAGCTGGgagtatttgagtgtgtgtgaaaGATAAGGAACGATCGCTCAATATCCTACAAAAAGATAAACAATGGGGCGGCGGGCAATGTTAGAGTGTGACACAGGAAGAGTGTCTCACGCTAGCTGGGAGGCAGCACCCTGTTTGATCTGCTCTGTGCGCTGTTTCAGACCCTCTTTGGACAGACTGGAGAGACGAGCATCACCTTCTGGGGGGATATAGGGGTCAAACACTCCCGCTGTGGTAGTGGAAAGGAGAGAGATATTGGTTATTGTGACTATGTATATTATTTGCTTCATTGTAACAGTGGCAACCCTGTTAACTTTGATTCTGTGCACAACAAACTGAAGGTTTTAACTTTAAGATGACCATAATGTATATGCTAATACTATACTGGTCTAGCTTGCTTTTAGAACAAGTCTACAACATTTATTCTCAAATGGCTCATAAGTCTTACACTACTGCTGATATGCAGTCATCAGCAGTAGTGCCAGACTGTCTGACATTTTGAAAAGTGTACGAATGCACTTAAACAGGTCTGTACCAGTGCAGGCGATGTTGATGGCTCTCTCCATGTACTCCTGCCTCAGGACAACACCTGCCGCTCTGGCTTTGGCCTCCTGGTCTGCCGACGCTGCTGCCTTTCCTTTAATCCCCACTGCGGGGGGAATGAAGTAGCGCTTCTTGGTCCTTACCGGGACAACAAAGGGCAGGGGATACCGTACCTCCAGCGAAGCCTCTGCATTCTGCATGAGGGAAAAGCAGGTGGATTAGATAAGAAATCATGGAGTACCAGTCTATGCATAAAGGTTATAGCACAATTTGTTCATGTGGTTTGCAAATTCACGGAGATAAGAGAATTGCACATCCTTATCAATTGGTTATTATTGTATGGTTAATATCATAATATGATGGTACATTCGAGAACATTTTCGTTTTTGCATTTAGTTTAACAAACAACTTGGTTTTtagaaataaatacaaaaatcagATGATGCTAGTCAAAGAGACTGAAGAAAACAGTGTTATAAAATGCAATTATGACATCTTATTAAGTTACATGCATTTTAGGTTGGCTACGGTGATTGATTAATGAGTATAGACTAGCGAGGTAGCTAAACTGGTTTAAAACTTAGTCAGTTGAAAAATGTACTGTTTTAGCAAGAGTTGCCTTCCAAAAAGATCTGCTTGCTGGGTTTAGCTAggttagctaacttagctagctagctactgctgATTATAAACCTACAGCTTTTTTCGGTGGCATTTTCTCGGGCTGAGCAGTCAACATTTCAATGAATTATGTGAAATGTATAGCTAATGTAATCAATATTCTCTCAAATAATACCTTCAAATTGCTGAATCTCATCCGATGCAGAGGCAGTAATGCCCTCCTCATGGACATCGCCATATTTGCTGTCAGCTCAGTTTGAGGTGTGTTCAAGAACAATATATCTGCGCTGTGCTGCGTATTGTTACGATTCTTCTTGCAACGTTTTGGGGGTCACTTTGGCTATTCTGCCTTGCTCTGCATTTTATAATAAACTATTACTTGTTTAGGTTTTTTTAATCATGAGAATCTGCTTTCAGTTATTGTTGGTTTATAGATCAAAGATGTTTAGATCAGAAGACAAAAAATCAAAGATATATCTACAAGGTGTGGCCAAATGTTTAActgttgtaacaatgcggagggctccatTTTACTCTGcatgattggttgatggtaggtgAGGGCGGgcggtcctgtataaacacaaactcacttccttgacaattTCCTTTACAACAGCTCTGCGCTGTCCCGCAAAGCACAAGatgtatgaatgccctgacttctgcagagccGGTAAATGCTGACCGTAAGTGCTGCACTGCCAATGCAGACGTCAGAATGACTATGCAGCGCCTTTGatatggcctctgcagaagtcagtgCATCTCAGAGATGCTCTGAaagaagttgtcaaggaagtgagtttgtattTATACAGGACCTCATACCCGCACCTACCATCAActaatcatgtcaatgcggagcccTACTCATTGTTACAAAATGTGAGGCGCACAGCGCAGtacggagctcaatttggccACTGCTTGCCTCTGGAGGCTTCGCAATCGCATCACACCATCCATACCGACCACATTTTTGGATCAAGCATAAATGGGTTCTTATGGATGCAGGCTACAGCACCAGTTACTTAGCCGTTGGACACAGATAATAAAGAGTTACATGGGTTTAGATAGTGGAATTGTCTCTTAAATTGGTTGCTTTTTCATGACATGATCTGATGATTTGAGCAGCAGCTACTTCGAACACCTTCAGTGGCCGTGCACGTCTTCTTGGCAGGAGGATTCTTAAGCAAACAAAATAGAGTTGATAGAGAGATGTCTGCAATGACCTACATGAGTCATGTGAGTAGCTAAGC from Salvelinus alpinus chromosome 2, SLU_Salpinus.1, whole genome shotgun sequence carries:
- the mrpl45 gene encoding large ribosomal subunit protein mL45, translated to MAMSMRRALLPLHRMRFSNLKNAEASLEVRYPLPFVVPVRTKKRYFIPPAVGIKGKAAASADQEAKARAAGVVLRQEYMERAINIACTAGVFDPYIPPEGDARLSSLSKEGLKQRTEQIKQGAASQLAIRKIKEHDAEFTTKAFPVKAQEIFVDAHNALTQFNKEKLHSLVTERCYPEMVRGNRYKTLRWHFVESLEPPKVVHARCPDMVSKGNMYGQVTVRMHSRQTLAVYDRFGRLMMGSEEEPRDVLEYLVLERHLVNPYGMWRLHGKIVPAWAPVKEPVVKTVMIPGPELKPGEEFEGLNYEVPKPKAVQWHK